One window of Candidatus Neomarinimicrobiota bacterium genomic DNA carries:
- a CDS encoding TonB-dependent receptor, whose amino-acid sequence MNRLLLITLFLISFFQAQNSGEMRGIVKDAKSGDPLIGVNIMLKGTYYGAATDIDGHFRIFNINPGSYDVEASMIGYKVVLHTGVKILPGEMAELTFELEETVLMLGEEVVVVGKKPLFDADETSSMVRVSSDDISNKVVSSVEDILAEQIGVTSQDNEIHIRGGRIDESLFVVDGLSIKDPLSGYSGNLFINAEAIEDLEIITGGYSAEYGQAMSGVVNVKLKEGRDHFESAFKYVSDNWGFSPDDFTNYKSDRVEFNLGGPDLFLELLPKIFGLDLPGKFSFFLNGFGKVYDSHLPTAKTLYPHRSWTPPPGVSEENANNIMRSFAQRENNDWHFLYKLSWKISPQKSLMVSYDMSLNVNQGYFMPRAFSNTYFPYRYQEILDYYNTITRDSRLFNLSWTHTLSTRSFYEITIGRFVTLEHSSVQDLHWTDYRQRLDLEPINYIFTDSDGNVRITYGDEFYDSGFASEWYDIVSDNTRIDADWTYQLGKRNKIKTGFEHTTTQLQVLDIDEPWAGTTGLGSNYDMYQATTNFGALFVQDRITFEGMTMNLGFRYDYWFPGKYVEDAVSDENNVIITEEARQKFDDETFNLFGLRGKGRLSPRFGISHPVTDNDVLYFYYGHFSQLPTFQYVYAKLNSKSQSTYQVFGNPNLNPKTTVQYELGIKHRFSEDQVLELKAYWKDMFDYETSQTIALSDPRYSHLRFNMYFNADYARSRGVEFILKSRIYDNWYADVNFNYSIVTGKSSSPLDNLLVQAGAISEKPLGEAFMSWDRPFQAFANLSYNHPSGWGISARIEYGSNRRYTRSIPDTSEYDNGIITVDEREYYIGTRDGDNPYLYFSDYRLKFFDKTGINTVLGWFEVDPVSGTSSMDIKAYKSFKLKGMQLKIFLESENIFEEILPRRINSFTGRGYNPGEIIPYSMIDQPNPNEDPSRFSRPRTMELGIQVIF is encoded by the coding sequence ATGAACCGCCTTTTGCTGATTACCTTGTTTCTGATTTCCTTTTTTCAGGCGCAAAATTCTGGAGAAATGAGAGGAATAGTAAAGGATGCAAAATCCGGCGATCCATTGATCGGTGTTAATATCATGCTAAAAGGGACGTACTACGGGGCGGCGACAGATATTGACGGGCATTTTAGGATATTCAATATAAATCCCGGTAGCTATGATGTGGAAGCATCCATGATCGGGTACAAAGTGGTGCTACATACAGGAGTGAAAATTCTTCCCGGAGAAATGGCTGAATTGACTTTTGAACTTGAAGAAACAGTTCTAATGCTTGGTGAAGAGGTTGTAGTTGTGGGGAAGAAGCCACTTTTTGACGCAGATGAAACATCTTCAATGGTCAGAGTATCCAGCGATGATATTTCAAATAAAGTTGTTTCCAGCGTAGAAGATATTTTAGCTGAGCAAATAGGTGTAACCTCACAGGATAATGAGATTCACATCCGAGGAGGGAGGATTGATGAAAGCCTTTTTGTTGTGGATGGACTTTCTATAAAAGATCCTCTTTCAGGATATTCAGGTAATTTGTTCATTAACGCAGAAGCAATTGAGGATCTTGAAATTATCACCGGTGGCTATAGTGCGGAATACGGACAAGCAATGTCAGGTGTTGTGAATGTTAAACTAAAAGAAGGTAGAGATCATTTTGAGAGCGCCTTCAAATATGTAAGCGACAATTGGGGATTTTCTCCTGACGATTTCACAAACTATAAATCTGATCGGGTAGAATTCAATTTAGGTGGGCCTGATCTTTTTCTTGAATTACTGCCCAAAATATTCGGACTGGATTTACCGGGAAAATTTTCATTTTTCTTAAATGGTTTTGGGAAAGTTTACGATAGTCATTTGCCGACTGCAAAAACCTTATATCCACACAGATCTTGGACACCTCCGCCTGGTGTCTCAGAAGAAAATGCCAACAATATAATGCGATCCTTTGCACAGCGTGAAAATAATGATTGGCATTTCCTCTACAAACTTTCCTGGAAAATTTCCCCCCAAAAAAGTTTAATGGTGTCCTACGATATGTCGCTAAATGTGAATCAGGGATATTTTATGCCGAGGGCTTTTTCAAATACATATTTCCCATACCGTTACCAAGAAATATTGGATTATTACAATACGATTACCCGCGACTCAAGGCTCTTTAACCTAAGCTGGACGCACACCTTAAGTACACGATCTTTTTATGAAATTACAATTGGCAGGTTTGTTACACTTGAGCATAGCTCAGTTCAAGACTTGCATTGGACAGACTACCGCCAACGGTTGGATCTGGAACCCATTAATTACATTTTTACAGATTCAGATGGGAATGTGCGTATTACATATGGTGATGAATTTTACGATTCTGGATTTGCTTCTGAATGGTATGACATTGTTAGTGATAATACTCGCATTGACGCGGACTGGACCTACCAACTTGGTAAACGGAATAAAATAAAGACTGGCTTCGAACATACGACAACGCAACTTCAAGTATTGGATATTGATGAACCTTGGGCGGGTACAACAGGCTTGGGTTCTAATTATGACATGTATCAAGCTACCACAAATTTTGGAGCACTTTTTGTTCAAGATAGAATTACGTTTGAGGGAATGACAATGAATCTTGGTTTTCGGTACGATTACTGGTTTCCGGGAAAATATGTGGAGGATGCTGTTTCTGATGAGAATAATGTCATCATAACGGAGGAAGCTCGACAGAAATTTGACGATGAAACATTTAACCTATTTGGTTTGCGGGGGAAGGGGCGGCTCAGCCCGAGGTTTGGAATCTCTCATCCAGTAACGGATAATGATGTACTATATTTTTACTACGGACATTTTTCTCAGCTACCGACATTTCAGTATGTTTACGCAAAACTGAATTCCAAATCGCAGTCAACCTATCAGGTTTTTGGTAACCCAAATTTAAATCCAAAAACGACCGTTCAATATGAGCTGGGAATAAAACACCGTTTCAGCGAAGATCAGGTTTTGGAATTAAAGGCGTACTGGAAGGACATGTTTGATTACGAAACATCCCAGACAATTGCGTTGTCTGATCCTCGCTATTCTCATCTTCGGTTTAATATGTATTTTAACGCCGATTATGCACGATCTCGGGGAGTGGAATTCATCTTGAAAAGTAGAATTTATGATAATTGGTACGCTGACGTGAATTTCAATTATTCGATTGTTACGGGAAAAAGTTCATCGCCCTTAGACAATTTGCTGGTCCAAGCCGGAGCGATTAGTGAAAAACCGCTTGGTGAGGCATTCATGAGCTGGGACAGACCGTTTCAGGCATTTGCAAATTTATCTTACAATCATCCGTCTGGATGGGGCATTTCAGCTCGAATAGAATACGGGTCAAACCGTAGATACACGCGTTCCATACCGGACACATCAGAATACGATAACGGTATTATTACTGTTGATGAAAGAGAGTATTATATCGGAACCAGAGATGGGGATAATCCTTATCTCTACTTCAGCGATTATCGTCTAAAGTTTTTTGATAAAACCGGGATAAATACAGTACTTGGTTGGTTTGAAGTAGATCCTGTTTCAGGGACCAGCAGTATGGACATTAAAGCATATAAATCATTCAAGTTAAAGGGAATGCAGTTGAAAATTTTTCTCGAGTCGGAAAACATATTTGAGGAAATACTTCCGCGACGTATCAATTCATTTACAGGTCGTGGCTATAATCCGGGTGAAATTATTCCATATAGTATGATAGATCAACCTAACCCGAATGAGGATCCATCAAGATTCAGTCGCCCTAGAACAATGGAGTTGGGGATTCAGGTGATTTTCTGA